Part of the Musa acuminata AAA Group cultivar baxijiao chromosome BXJ3-10, Cavendish_Baxijiao_AAA, whole genome shotgun sequence genome, ACCGAGCACTGAATCAGGTAAGTTGAAATTTTCATTCAGTATGATAAGCTGCAGAATGTGCTGAAAGTAAAGCATGAATTGGTATACCAGTGATAACTCTTCGTGGGTTGAGTTCTCGGACAGCATCCAGAAGTCTACACACAGCATCGGGTGTGTGTGCATAGTCTACAATCACGGCGAAAGGCTGCCCCTCGTCAATTAACTCAAACCTGCCGGCAACCCCTTTCACCGCCTCGATTCCCCTCACGATGTCCTCCAGCTTCAGGCCGACGGCAATCCCAACAGCAACAGCTGCGAGGATGTTGTAGATGTTATACCTCCCAAGCATCCCTGAGTTGATCTCTAGTGCCCCCTTTGGCGTGCTCACCCAAACCTTAGTCTTGAACAATGAAAGCTCGGACTTTAGAGGGTAGACGTCGGCGTTCTCGTTCTGCATTCCAAATGTAACGAGTGGAACATCTGCATTCCCGTGATCGATGAAGTATGGAGCATTTGGGTCATCGATGTTCACAACCTTCCTGTGCCTGTTGGGGTCGACCATCTTCGCAAAGAGCTTGCCTTTGCTCTTCTTGTACGCCTCCATGGTCCCATGGAAGTCGAGATGGTCCCTGGTGAGGTTCGTGAAGACTGCTACGTTGAAGTCTAGCTCATTGCACCTCCCCTGCTCCAGCCCCTCAGAAGAAGTCTCCATGACGAGTGCCTTGGTACCAGAGCGAACCATCTTCGCCATCAGTCTCTGGGCTGGCACGGCGTCGGGGGTCGTTCGGGAAGCTTCCAGCATCTCATCTCCATTAATGAAGAAGCATACGGTGCCAAACAGCCCTGTTCCGTACCCCATTGTCTCGAAGATAGATCTAACCAAATTGGTCGTCGTCGTCTTACCGTTCGTTCCCGTGACACCGACCACAAAGAGGCTCCTCGACGGATGCCCATAGAATGTAGCAGCAATAACAGGCAGCGCTGAATCGGTAGCATTCACTACGACGACAGCCTTGCAGCCGCAGCGCAAGATTTGAGCTTTAACACTCTCTTCGCCTACCACCAGTGCTACAGCTCCTCGGTTACAAGCCTCGGTAAGATACAAGTGGCCATCCGTCTTCGATCCGACACAGGAGATGAAGAGATCCCCCTGGCAGACCTCCCTAGAGTCGTCCTGAACTCCAGTGATCAAGGCGTCCAGATCCCCGTAAATCGCCGTGGGGGTGACTCCGCTCTTCTCGAGGAGCTCGGCGAGAGTCATCTGGAACTTGGTTTCTGACACCCCTGCATCATAATTCCCGAAGGAATCAAGAGGAGGGCCAAAGGATGACAGCATTATGCGATCACCATAGGTCGATTTCCCCAAAGGTGTCTCCTTTTCCTGCAATCCGGTCGGACTTTCTTCACGGGATCCTTCCTCCGAGCTAATGTCGCGACGCCCGAAAGAGACTTTGCAACTGAGCGGAGCCACCTTCGAGACGTTGCGGGAGAAGTCGTGTGCGGCCAAAGCGCGGTCTTTTTTGGGCGACATATAGCTAAGCTTGGAGCCAATGTTCAGGGCGGAGTGGGGTGCGACGGCTCGGCGGAGGGAGAGAAGAGAAGGGGAGAAAAGAGAGCAtgggagagggaggagaggggaagaggaggagaaagagaatggCGAAGAGCACAGAGAGGGTGAGTTCATTGGGAGGTTCTCCTTGGGGGCGAGTTGGAAATGGGGCGGGAGTTATGGTCGAGCGCTGCGGGGCGAGTCTGTACGCGCCTCTCGCACAAACCCCACTCGTGGAGCCCGCTACCGAAATGAGCATCACCAACACGTGGGCTCGGGCTCCACTGGTTATGTATGCCAGCGGGTCATCCAAGATCAGGAAGACGCACGAGCAGCACGCATATGCATTATATATTGTAGCGGTAATCCTACTGATCCAAATAAATGAGTTGTTTGAATATACTATTCACGACACGACAGTGAAGACAACGCGCCATGGCATCATATGGCTATGACACGTGTCAGAAAATAGATGAGGAGTCTGAATGTACTATTCACGACATGGCAGCGATGACAACGCGACATGTGATTATAGGTCTGACACGTGTCAGAAATATAGGAGTAATTACTTAATTGGTAAATAAAATTGCATTCTtaccttttatttttcttatctttACATTTTATTGGCTAAAAAAGTAATTATCAAATTAACAAAGCATTATGAGGTCATAAAGTTGATACTCTATGACATCCATGATGAACAAGGAATTACTAACATAAAAGCATTAATTAGATTGTTGATTTTTCTGGAGTAAATTACTTTATTGAGgtaatacttcaatttttttttcatgcatCAAACACATTCCTATGCTCAATCAATATGCAAAGTAAATATGTCATATCTAATTTATTTAGATTAAAAGGTGGATTGTTATTTAAACATATTAATTACATGCTTCCATAGTCATGCCACTTCGTATGTTTGACAAGTATTGTTATTACGATAAAATTTCTCCTTTAATATGAGaaaaagtgtatatatatatatatgtatatatgtatatatatgtatatgtgtatgtatacgtatatacGTATACGTATGCatacatgtgtgtatatatatatccacataaTGGATATTTCAACTTCCAAATttgtgaatttttttattatcttattttttatttagtattttcTATTGAAAATCTAGGGATGTTTAAATTCAAGTTATTACTAATAGATCCATATAATCTATATAGTATCATAATATTATCCTATTATGTTTGAAATAGAAAACtacaaatgtttttctaattgGTAATCATTTCAATAATTTACACCTTCCTATTATAGTATCATAATATTATcccattatatttaaaaataggtCGTGATAACAACCATCATAGGAAACTACAAATGTTTTTCTAAGGAGACACCTCGAGAGAACAACCatcatgtgtatgtatatatatgtgtatgtatatatatgtatatgtatatatatgaatatgtatatatatgtatatatatatgtatatgtatatatatgtgtatatatatatatgtatatatatatatatttgtatgtatatatatatgtgtatgtatatatatatatgtatgtatatatatatatgtatatatatatgtatatgtgtatatatgtatgtatgtatgtatatatgtatgtatgtatatatgtgtatgtgtatgtatgtatatatgtgtatatatgtatatatattgtatatatatgtatatatgtatatatgtatgtgtatatatgtatatatgtatatatatatgtgtatatatatatatatatgtgtgtatgtatatatatatttgtatgtatatatatatatgtatgtatatatatatgtatatatatatgtatatgtgtatatatgtatgtatgtatgtatatgtgtatatatgtatatattgtatata contains:
- the LOC103975006 gene encoding UDP-N-acetylmuramoyl-L-alanyl-D-glutamate--2,6-diaminopimelate ligase MurE homolog, chloroplastic-like is translated as MNSPSLCSSPFSFSSSSPLLPLPCSLFSPSLLSLRRAVAPHSALNIGSKLSYMSPKKDRALAAHDFSRNVSKVAPLSCKVSFGRRDISSEEGSREESPTGLQEKETPLGKSTYGDRIMLSSFGPPLDSFGNYDAGVSETKFQMTLAELLEKSGVTPTAIYGDLDALITGVQDDSREVCQGDLFISCVGSKTDGHLYLTEACNRGAVALVVGEESVKAQILRCGCKAVVVVNATDSALPVIAATFYGHPSRSLFVVGVTGTNGKTTTTNLVRSIFETMGYGTGLFGTVCFFINGDEMLEASRTTPDAVPAQRLMAKMVRSGTKALVMETSSEGLEQGRCNELDFNVAVFTNLTRDHLDFHGTMEAYKKSKGKLFAKMVDPNRHRKVVNIDDPNAPYFIDHGNADVPLVTFGMQNENADVYPLKSELSLFKTKVWVSTPKGALEINSGMLGRYNIYNILAAVAVGIAVGLKLEDIVRGIEAVKGVAGRFELIDEGQPFAVIVDYAHTPDAVCRLLDAVRELNPRRVITVFGCGGERDRGKRPLMTKIAADKSDVVILTSDNPRNEDPSTILDDMLAGVGYTMQESSSPGGSKIYPKLPNGCTLLVNEDRRVALQAAIAMGKEGDIIVVAGKGHETYQIEGDTRKFFDDRVECRQALRQSM